The window GGTAGAATGGACTTTACTCAATGTACAAGGCTACTtcaccacaagatggcagcattCTCTAATAATTTGCCAATTTCTGTTTCACACTTCTCAGATGAGCTTATTACAAACTTTTTTCTGTGATTTAATTCGGCAAGATCATCATTTACAAAAATAAAGGTTATTTTTTATTATGATTCAGTAAACTTTTAGTCACCACCATCAATGTGAATAACTCAGGGGTAGCCAGCCAACGTACATTtctatattatatttattaacGGTGCAGTGTATGCAATATTTAAGCAGAATATAAGAGCTATTCTTACTATACAGTGCATGTACTAAAATACATTAAGTCAACAGGTCTGTTCATCTCAATACTTCAAAACTCCTAAACACGTCACAAATCTGGTACCTGGGTCTTTCCAGTGAGTTGGGGGAAGAATGAGGAACCATGGCACAGTTTGAAAGCCTGATATGGACTGTAAGAGAAACATTTCTGACTTGCACATTTTGTGGCTTTGAGTCTTTTTACTAGCCTTGTACGCCGTGAAACAGAATGTAAACTCATGAGATCAGGATGGTTTGTACGAGGCTCTTTTCACGCAACAGAAATTCCTGGCACCAAACAGTGTGCTCAATTCACAGTACGACACCACATTTACAAAAGCCAGTTTTAAAAATAGTTCTATATAATTACATATTTGAATAGTGAATATTTTAGTTAGGAAAATGAACTAGTTCTGTAAGTTTTATGAATACACATCAGTTTCAATTTGAGTGAAGTGTATTTCTTTCTCTACTTCCAGATAACTATTATATTGGTGCTTGAAAGCATCGGATCCTGTATTGCATGTGGTAGAGCTGAGTACAGAATAAGGGATGAATGTTGTCCCATGTGTTCACCAGGTAAGGACCCTCTCTTTACATCATATGATTCACCAGATGTCAATACATCATCAACACTAACAGAAAAACGTGACATTGATTCTCTCTTCCCCAGGAAATCGTGTACATAGGCATTGTACTGAATTCACCAGTACCAGCTGTGTGCCCTGTGTTGATTCTACTTTCCTTGATGAGCCCAATGATCTCATAAAATGCAAAGTGTGTACCAACTGTGATCCAGGTAAGAGTGGtcctgtgtgtctgtactgaaaCCCAGACACAAACACTGATATGTTACTCTATGCTGTTATGCTATGAGGATATGTCAGTTGTAATCTGCATCAGATAATAGATGCCATGTTTTCTCTCTAGGTTTGGGTTTGAAGGTAAAGCAGCCATGTAGACCTTCATCAGACACTGTCTGTGGGACACTGGAGGGGTTCTACTGTCTAGACCCAACTAAGGATGGTTGTAGAGCAGCCCAGAGACACAGCAGCTGTGAACCTGGTCAATACATCAGCCACACAGGTTGGTCTTCTGTCTCACTCATTATACTAATTGTGTTGTAATAATTCAATTGAGTCAAGTTGTTATCTTCAGTGCGAACAATCATTACAGTTTGTGGAATTAAAAATAAAGGGGGGAACAAATGGGATTTTCATTAATATTTCAAGATGTATTTCTGCAGGAACAACATCTACAGATACTGTGTGTGCTGACTGCCCTGGTAAAACTTATTCAGATGGATCATTAACATCTTGTCAACCACATACAGAGTAAGTGTGAACATGATTAGTTAGTTCAAAAGGTTATTCCCCTGAAGATAGAAATACATTAATATACTCAAATAGAAACTTTAAAAAACATACCTCTGTTTGTCTTTAACATAGATGTGAATTCTTGGAAATTGAACCAGGAACTCCTTGGTCGGATTCAGAATGTGGAGTATCCTCACTTCCCACAGCTGGAATCATAGCTGGTGTTCTGATAGGTGTTCTATTTTTCCTGACCATAGCTGGTGTTTGTTTATttatgagaagaagaaaaaacttaGGTAAGATGACTGGAATTGTATTTGTACCATTCAttgttttttaacctttatttaactaggcaagtctgttaagaactggtgtggtgtggtgtgggggctgtgctttggcaaagtgggtggggttatatccttcctgtttggccctgtccgggggtgtcctcggatggggccacagtgtctcctgacccctcctgtctcagcctccagtatttatgctgcagtagtttatgtgtcggggggctggggtcagtttgttatatctggagtacttctcctgtcctattcggtgtcctgtgtgaatctaagtgtgcgttctctaattctctccttctctctttctttctctctctcggaggacctgagccctaggaccatgccccaggactacctgacatgatgactccttgctgtccccagtccacctggccatgctgctgttccagtttcaactgacctgagccctaggaccatgccccaggactacctgacatgatgactccttgctgtccccagtctacctggccatgctgctgctccagtttcaacttccacctgactgtgctgctgctctagtttcaactgttctgccttattattattcgaccatgctggtcatttatgaacattgaacatcttgaccatgttctgttataatctccacccggcacagccagaagaggactggccaccccacatagcctggttcctctctaggtttcttcctaggtattggcctttctagggagtttttcctagccaccgtgcttctccacctgcattgcttgctgtttggggttttaggctgggtttctgtacagcactttgagatatcagctgatgtacgaagggctatataaataaatttgatttgatttgaagaacaaattcttattttcaatgactgcctaagaacagtgagttaactgcctgttcaggggcagaacgacagatttgtacctggtcagctcaggggtttgaacttgcaaccttccggttactagtccaactctctaaccactaggctaccctgccgctatcacagtataaagaatactgttttACATACGTCTTGTCagttctgttctgccctgcgtggtattacagtgagcccgtatatacgaaagttgcatttgccatttattacttagctaataaaaaatacatagtataaaatcggtgactcattgttatatttatcctgataccagattcgaatttacgcaactctaacaatcactccccctaacagatggggccagagacaattacgcGATGCCGACATCTTTCTAGacgatttacacgctgaagctatgttgtgcttggtgatctctgactgtttcatcctaacatcgttggtgccgacgtggataacaatatccctatcctcgccagttttagctttagccagcaccatcttcagattagcctggacgtcggtagccctgcccccttgTAAAcaatgtatgatcgctggatgattattTTAAagtgactagggttttcaatttgtcagagctaatggcgGGAGGCTTTggcatctcagaccccgtaacgagtggaggagagaccagagaagacacGGACtagttgcttaatggggagaaccggtttaaagtttgtcggctgaatgagcgacaccggttgagcatttcctcccagaagccatgagaaaattgtcaggctgcggggaccgtgcgaggggatttttACCACTATCTGTACTTATTGGTGGCAGACACGGTTTAATCCTTTCCTACACGTAAATTActcttgcctaacgattgcatctgaagctggaCATGCAGCACGGCTATCCCCGCCATAAGGTGATCGTTATCCTGTATATTaagagtacagcgactgcaattagaaggcataatgttactacatagcttcggctggtggaggtcgtGTAGAACACATGTCCGGGGTGAAAAAAGTCGAGCGAGGGGGAAATATAAAACAgtcattaaaaagtaaaaaccgtgaAGTTGGCAGGCAACAAACCACACCGCACGTAAAGAAGTctacaagttgtgaccggaaatgacgctGATGTAGCTTACTCGTTACGAAGCCTGAGGAATcaacttaaaaaaaataaaaaatcataacAGATCAACAACTTACATTGATTGCTACATCATACAAAACGCAGGTATTAACAAAAAAATACTGAAACATACAACAAATCAATGAcataataaaatataaataattcTAGTGCAATTGTAATCACTGAACAAATCTCATAATGATTCATAAATGTTATTCTTGTTATTCACTAGGGTTAATGTTTTAATAAGTTACATTCAATCAAATGTGTAATTTTGGAATTTGTGTATAGTATTTGGCAAcaagaataaataaaaaaaacaataatttcaatggtcttgttatcattgcaatagtaacattaTTCTATCCTTTACGTCAAAAACATGGGTAGTGTTCATAATGGTAAAGTGTTCTGCAAGGTTTTCCCAAAATTCTGACACAAATTTACATTCAAAGAACAAGTGAGACAGATTCTCACCTTTTTCACAGAAAACGCAGATATCATCCATCAATAGCCACATTTGGATAACACAAAATATATCCATGTATTCTATGTAAAATGAAAGTGCACTTCCTTAAATTTGTTTGGTATACACTATTTGTAAGGCCTTAACCATGGTTTTTTTCCCCATCCCAGACAATGTCAGGAATAAACATGTTCCAGAAATATTCCTCTCTGTGTAACTTGGTTTTGTGAATGGAGAATTTgtcttatatatttattacaacaaGATCTCAAGTAAACCCACGCCAATCTGAGTTCTGGATAAACTGTGTGAGCATTACCAAAGCTAAGATGAGTTTTCATTAGTGTAGTTAGACCACTGGTAACGGCTTTGATCACAGAAATAATctctgaaaggtattggaaactgtttcaatgttataaattgttcatatgtAAGAATATTACCCGTTGTCAAACATCAAGAACAAAGTCAATATTCCTCTCATGCCAGCTGGGGTAGAACAATGATTTATTCCTTACAGTTATGTCTGAATTATTTCACAAAAGAGCTTTGTGGGGAAAAATTGTGCAGGAAACATTTCAGGCCATTAAAGCTTGTTGGTGAAACCTAGCCAATTTGGCGGGTGATCTTTTAGGAATATAATTACGTTTCAGTAAAAATGTAAGACCTCACAACTTATTAAACACATTTGGAATGAAATACCATATTGAATCAGTATTGATCAAACATCTCTTCAACCAGTTAATCTTGATAGTATTATGTCAAAATCCAACACTTCCAGACTGCCTTCAGCTCTTTTATTAGAGGACTGACGGTTTTTAGTTTGACTtatttttccagatgaagtcaAGAAAGGTCTTTTTGATCTCTTTACAAGTAGAAGGATTTACACAAAGACAATGAGGGGTACACAAAACGAGACAGCCCTTCTGCCTTGGACAGAAGTACTCTCCCAAGTATAGAAAGTTCTCTTTGTAGCCAATTATGAAATATATTCTTAATTTTAGGAGAAATTCAAATGTCTGACTACGTGGTGTTTTGACAGAtgtattcctaaatatttaacacagtcctttacaggaatattttctatttctttatcagAGTCAAATAAATTTAAGATTTCACATTTTAGAAACATTCAGTTTTAATCCTGATGCAATAGAAAATTATATTTTAGCATTAAGGGCATGGGCGACCTGGTCTTtgtctctttaaaaaaaagagtAGTATCATCAGCCAGTTGGGAAATTTGGATTTCTTTGTTAAATGGTTAAGCCGTACAGATTTGCATTATTCAGAATATCTAGAGATAGAAGTTCAACAACCAAAATTACTATAAATGGcgaaattgggcatccctgtcGTACACTTCTGTTGATACTGAATCTTTTGGACGTATTAAGGTTTAACACAGAACTATTTTATATCTTTGTAAAACATGCGAATGACTTCGACATAATTTTCACAGAATCCAAAAAGTTTAAGTGACCTAAAGAGATTCATCTTCAATTGTGTCAAAGGCTTTACAGAAGTCCAGAAATAAGACAAATGCATCTGAGTCCATTGCATCTTAATAATCTGGCCCTTCATAAATCCTGTTTGAGTCTCATTTATAATGGTATCTATTCCTTTTAATATTTTTAAATAAACCAGAGCAATCAATTAGTAATCAGTATTTAATAAAGTAATTGGTCTCCAATTGTCAATGAGAGAAGGGTCTTTATCGGGCTTCGGAATCAGTGAAATAAAGGCCCTGTTTCATAGTGGAGACCATTTCACCATTTCTAATGCAATCTTGAAACATGTTAAAAATAGGGTCTTCTAGTAACTCAAACTGTCTACAGAATTCAACTGACAGGTCATCCAGGCCAGGTGATTTCCCTTTTTTCATTGACACAGGTGAATCGCAAACTGAGTGGAAATCATCCTCAATTACAGGGACATTAATTCTGAATGTGGCAGATGTAGCTTTCCCAACCATCTTCCTGAAATTGTGAGTTGAAGGTTTCacaaaaataatttacaaatgttATTGTAATGGGATCTTTGCATAAAACATTAATTTAGAGTGCAGTTATAGATTTTTTTGTAGTTTCTCTTTTCAAGTGCAAAAAAATGTCACTAGTGTTTCTTTCCCACTCTTCAATCCATTTTGCTCTTGACTTTACAAAGGCACCCTTTGCCAGGTCCGTGTAAAGTTGTTCTAATTCTAGTTGTAAAAACTTAAATACAGACTCTTCAACTTGAGTTTTCTAAAGAAAGGTAATCTGTCAAGCTTGCTCATCAACTCCTTTTCTCTAAGGTTCTTTAAGTGCATCAGCTCTTTGGCACGTTTAATGGCTACAACTCTGACTTTATATTTGAAAAATTGCCAAATACTTCCATGACCCAAGACTTTACTTGAAAAAAAATTTGATGTTTCCAATGAGAGTAGGATCTTTAAGTGTGTTTAATAGCTTGCAAATGTTTTAGTAGCTTGCAAATTCAGGGAAATCAAGTGATCAGAAAAGGGAGCCAACTGATGATCTACATCTATAACAAAATGGGAGAAATTAGGAATAATCTATTCTAGATTTACGTGACATAGTTTTGTTggtccaggtataaccctttgtATCCGGATTGAAATAATGCCAGGCATCATCAACAGAGATCCTTGCATAATGTAGTGATGATATTGCAATTTTGAAGGCTTTGACTTGTTCTAGGAGGAAAACGATCAACAGATGCATCAGGTGTTTAATTAAAATCCCTTGAAATAATTAGAATAATTAGAAAATAATGCGTAAATCCTGTACTTTTCTGGTAAATTGGGTAAAAAGGGTCTTATTAGGAGCATGTGAGTTATGTCCATATACATTACAGATGATGAAAATAGCATTGTCAAGTTTAACAGTTACTATGACCCATCTCCCATCCTGTAAAGATGTGGATTCTAGAATGTCACCTTTAAActtgtgaatgtgtcagtgtcaAAACACCAGAATGATTTGATCCATGACTGAAATAGACCATATCTCCCCATTGTGATTTCCAAAATTTCAAATCACTTTCACCCGAAATGAGTTTCCTGCGTTTACAGTATAAAAATAAGGCTTTCCTTTTTGTAAGATCTCTCAAACCCCTAGCATTCAGACTAAGGATATTGAGTGAGTTGAAAACTACCtcctgcatttaaaaaaataaatacaaaaataacaaattagATAACAGAAGTGGTAATATGAACAATAAAACAGTGAACCTTGAGAGGGATTACTCCGACGGAAAATTACGCTCAACTGAGGTAGCGGTGGTTAACAGGAAAAATATGTTAATTTCCTTTTCTTTTTTTGGCAAGTGTTCATAGGTTAACTTAGTTCAAGCGGTACATTTACTCATGGCAGTACATTAACTGTACTCACAGTTCCAGTTCGGTTAATGTCAACAGAGTTACCCAGTAATCATTCTTTTTTCGATAAATGCGTGTGGGCCCTTGAACCCAGCCTTCTTTTCCTCTTGTCGTGCCTTGCCTTTTGTATAAGCGGCCACACTTTCTCCCTGGCAGCCTGATCCTGCGGTATCAGAGCCTCTTTGATGCGGAGCTTCTTCTCGTCCAGAAACGTGTTCCCCTTGGTCATTTTCCAGATTATGTCTCTGTAATGGCGCATAGTTAAGCGCAAAATGATATTGCGAGGGGGTCCATCATACCTTCGTTTCCCAAGTCGATCACGTCTCTTAGCTTGTCTTTGATGCACGGAGTCACCTTTCCCAGGATATTAATGACTGCTTCCCTAATATTCCTCTACCTCTTTTACACCTTGTATTTTCAGATTCCACCTGCGAGAGTACCTTTGAAGTTTAGCTACATTCTCACAGCTCATTATTTGGGGGTTGCAAGTTTCTAAAACTCATTCTCTTAGGAACGTTATATTTTCCTCGTTTTCGCTCACAATTTTGTGAAACTGACTGACAGTTACTGACAAATGATCGATCTTCTTTGATGTTTCTTCGGTGGCCCGCTCTGATGGACTCACTGGAGAACGTGGCGTCTTGTTTAGTGGACAGGGACTGGATTGCAGAGAAAAGTTCAGACATGGAACTGTCTTACTTTTTTCACCGGTGGATTTTTAACTGGAGTCTGAGGTGAAAAGGTCGCAGGAATTTCATCCTGGTCTGTTTTGTTCTTTCTCTTGCTTGAGCTCGCAGCATCTTGTGTATCCATGCTGCTTTGGTTCTCGTCGTGGCCAGCTAGCATGTTTGCCGTCTTCTGTGAGGCTTGGATATTCCGTTTATTATTGTCTTTCTGTCGTGTTCTTCCAACTCAACTTGACAAAAACGAAATCTAAACTTATCCTATGCCGCTAAAACAAGTTGTAGTTAGTTTCTTTCAACAGTGATAACCAATGAAAGACTGTTAACCACCTAACCCTCAATGTTGCTTTGACAAGCGAGAGAACACGCCCTCAGAGCGACGCCATCTTGGACATCCTGAGGAATCTACTTCCAGACTGCGGTAATATAAATATGAAGTATTTACGTAGAAATAACCTACTTTACATGTTCCGCGTTGTAGCATAACTTTAAGAATAATGTATTTTCATATTGATTAATGATTGTGTCATTTTACTACAACGAATAGACAGGCCTACGCTATGCTGTTTTCTCGCTTTCAACATACTGTTTGTTCTACCTCTGAATCTCCCGTAACTCCCTTCTGATTTTAAAAGTGCGCTGCTAAACTCACTCGGATTGTCACCGTTCTTGAAATATTAAACGCTATGGCCTTGTCATTATTCATTAATGCTTTCTTGTTTGTTTGCAACTGAATAAACGGACAAAATAATATAAGGAACACAACATCACATGATTGCCAGTCAGCAGCCCAGACAGACTTTGCTCTGCTGTGGTGGTAGAATGCTTGCGAAACACACCAAACagacctggggcctcatttataaaccgTGTGTATGTAAAAACAACTGACCCCAAAACATGCACACTTTTACTGCGGCACATAGAATAGTGTTTGCCAGTATGTATTCCATATACAGTGAGTTTATTTGTGGTGAATAATGggtctttttttaaattgaacctttatttaactaggcaagtcagttaagaacaaattcttattttcaatgacggcctaggaacaatgggttaactgcctgttcaggggaagaacgacagatttgtaccttgtcagctcggggtttgaacttgcaaccttccggttactagtccaacgctctaaccactaaccacCACCCTGCCGTCTCTTTTGCAGATGAGCCCTGCATGAACATCAATCAACAACAATTACACTAAACATATCTATATACACcaattacacaatacatgaaAAGCAAACACAAAAATCTACCTGATGATGATTTCAGCAACCATATTGATTAACTGTCAAGTATTGACCCATCAGTGCAGATGAGAATAGATCCTCAAAACAACATTTTATAAATAATTGACTAGGAAATAGATGCCCATGTAATTATTTTAAAATGCAAAGATTAACTAAATAGATTCTCTCTTCTAACTAATGGCAAATGATTGCATTTTGTTATTAACCTTATTGTTATGAATAAACCTGTCCATCATTTCCCCCCCATTTGCACACAATACTGGTCTACTTGCCTATTTTCAATGCTATACTTCACCAACTAGAAACTTTGCATAGGCATGGTCTAAAGTTTGTGGGAAGGTGAGCACATTTTCATGTCAAGTTCAGATTTTATAAATtacaatttttattttaaaaCTGTCACACGCAGGTTTTATGGTCCATTTTGTACATATTAACGGTTTATAAATAGCGGTTTTGAAAGATTCCGCATTAGTTGGACATTTTCTCAATCtaaaaggcacaacctagattggAGCCAATgccttaagtagttgaacatgttattacttcAACCTCGTGACAGTGACATTCACACGTTTTCATTTTCGTCAAAAACAATTCTATATCGAAGGAGGGCCTTAGTTGATATTTTGCACATGCGCAGTGCATGAGTCTGGCAAGCCAAAGTagccatgacatcgcctacaatTGTGATCGAGGATTTCTATTGGTGAATCAGTTTGTCTGTCTTCATACTGTGCTGTCTTTGGTAGAATGGACTTTACTCAATGTACAAGGCTACTtcaccacaagatggcagcattCTCTAATAATTTGCCAATTTCTGTTTCACACTTCTCAGATGAGCTTATTACAAACTTTTTTCTGTGATTTAATTCGGCAAGATCATCATTTACAAAAATAAAGGTTATTTTTTATTATGATTCAGTAAACTTTTAGTCACCACCATCAATGTGAATAACTCAGGGGTAGCCAGCCAACGTACATTtctatatta of the Oncorhynchus kisutch isolate 150728-3 linkage group LG17, Okis_V2, whole genome shotgun sequence genome contains:
- the LOC116352924 gene encoding tumor necrosis factor receptor superfamily member 14-like, with the protein product MAQFESLIWTITIILVLESIGSCIACGRAEYRIRDECCPMCSPGNRVHRHCTEFTSTSCVPCVDSTFLDEPNDLIKCKVCTNCDPGLGLKVKQPCRPSSDTVCGTLEGFYCLDPTKDGCRAAQRHSSCEPGQYISHTGTTSTDTVCADCPGKTYSDGSLTSCQPHTECEFLEIEPGTPWSDSECGVSSLPTAGIIAGVLIGVLFFLTIAGVCLFMRRRKNLGPEP